Proteins from a genomic interval of Rhizobium rhododendri:
- a CDS encoding ABC transporter permease has protein sequence MSLLDVAGHTVETAETGVGAAAPAPVLLPEHRRSRGLIRRLQPGLILGIIVLAVVTLWAIVPGLFTIYDPFAGQPGQQLKAPSALHLLGTDSLGRDVYGRIVYGSINSLSGALAAVSIGLVVGTTMGIFAGSLSGWVDATIMRFVDVLLSIPALLLSLSVIALLGFGTTNAAIAVGVTSIASFARLVRSEVVTVRRSDYVEAAFGSGGTFLQVLWRHILPNSLTSVIGFTALQIGWAILQLATLGFLGFGAPPPTPEWGLLIAEGRNYIATAWWLTAAPGIVVVLVVLSVNRVSQAIGRARI, from the coding sequence ATGAGCCTTCTCGATGTAGCCGGACATACCGTCGAAACAGCGGAAACCGGCGTTGGCGCAGCTGCGCCAGCACCAGTCCTGCTGCCCGAACATCGACGCTCTCGCGGGTTGATCCGTCGTCTCCAACCGGGCCTGATCCTTGGCATCATCGTTCTTGCCGTCGTCACTTTGTGGGCCATTGTGCCGGGTCTGTTCACGATCTACGACCCCTTTGCCGGCCAGCCGGGCCAGCAGCTCAAGGCACCGAGCGCGCTGCATCTGCTCGGCACAGATTCGCTCGGCCGCGACGTCTACGGTCGCATCGTCTATGGGTCGATCAATTCGCTGTCAGGCGCGCTTGCGGCCGTCTCCATTGGGCTTGTCGTCGGCACGACGATGGGTATTTTCGCCGGCTCGCTCAGCGGCTGGGTTGATGCCACCATCATGCGCTTCGTCGATGTGCTGCTGTCGATCCCGGCGCTGCTGCTTTCGCTGAGCGTCATCGCGCTACTTGGCTTCGGTACGACCAACGCCGCCATCGCCGTCGGCGTCACCTCAATCGCCAGCTTTGCCCGGCTGGTGCGCTCGGAGGTCGTCACCGTCCGCCGCAGCGACTATGTCGAGGCCGCCTTCGGCAGTGGCGGCACTTTCCTACAGGTGCTCTGGCGCCATATCCTGCCGAACTCCCTGACATCCGTCATCGGGTTTACGGCATTGCAGATCGGCTGGGCCATCCTGCAGCTGGCAACGCTTGGCTTCCTCGGTTTCGGCGCACCGCCGCCGACACCCGAATGGGGGCTATTGATCGCCGAGGGGCGAAATTATATCGCGACCGCCTGGTGGCTGACGGCCGCACCCGGCATCGTCGTCGTATTGGTCGTACTCTCTGTCAATCGTGTCAGCCAAGCCATTGGGAGGGCGCGGATATGA
- a CDS encoding ABC transporter permease produces MPRYIMLRVGQAVLVLWVSFTVSFLLLQAMPGDAVLIKFQNPDYGLSPDQLAELRTAYAADGSILQQYFRAISKFLTGDFGYSFKAGVPVSSELATNLPATLWLAGLGFATATLFAMVIAVLANIAGFGRLRTLIQSIPALFISVPAFWLGIMLIHLFSFRFHLVPVINPGPWQGLILPVLTLAVPISAPMAQILLRNIDEVLTRPFVSVARAKGASHAWVLWRHVAKNAALPVMTVAGVLFGELLAGAVVTETVFGLNGIGSLTEQAVNSQDVAVLQAIVVISATAFVVINLVVDLLYPVFDPRLRVAFGGIR; encoded by the coding sequence ATGCCAAGATATATCATGTTGAGAGTAGGGCAGGCGGTGCTGGTACTCTGGGTAAGCTTCACGGTTTCCTTCTTGCTGCTGCAGGCGATGCCTGGAGATGCGGTGCTGATCAAATTTCAGAATCCGGACTATGGCCTCAGCCCCGACCAGCTGGCGGAGCTCCGTACCGCCTACGCTGCTGATGGCTCGATATTGCAGCAATATTTTCGCGCCATAAGCAAGTTTCTGACGGGCGATTTCGGCTATTCGTTCAAGGCCGGCGTTCCGGTCAGCTCCGAGCTTGCCACCAATCTACCGGCCACCCTGTGGCTTGCCGGCCTCGGCTTTGCGACCGCAACGCTGTTTGCCATGGTCATCGCCGTGCTCGCCAACATCGCCGGCTTCGGACGATTGCGCACCCTCATCCAGTCGATCCCGGCGCTTTTCATCTCTGTACCGGCCTTCTGGCTTGGGATCATGCTCATTCACCTGTTTTCGTTTCGCTTCCACCTCGTCCCGGTAATCAACCCCGGCCCCTGGCAGGGTCTGATCCTGCCGGTGCTGACACTTGCCGTGCCGATCTCGGCGCCGATGGCGCAAATCCTGTTGCGAAACATCGATGAGGTCTTGACGCGGCCCTTTGTCTCGGTGGCCCGTGCCAAGGGTGCGTCGCATGCCTGGGTGCTTTGGCGGCATGTCGCCAAAAACGCGGCGCTTCCCGTCATGACCGTCGCTGGCGTACTGTTCGGCGAACTTTTGGCCGGCGCCGTCGTTACCGAGACCGTCTTCGGGCTGAATGGCATCGGCAGCCTGACGGAACAGGCGGTCAATAGTCAGGATGTCGCTGTGCTGCAGGCGATCGTCGTTATCTCCGCCACCGCCTTCGTGGTCATCAACCTCGTCGTTGACCTCTTGTATCCAGTCTTCGACCCGAGGCTGAGAGTTGCTTTTGGAGGGATCCGATGA
- a CDS encoding dipeptide ABC transporter ATP-binding protein has product MTIVQTVNNAALHALDVSGLTVGYEDRNGWRTAVHGIDFTVAAGEVVALVGGSGSGKSSTAQAIIGLLPSNGRLEGGSVRLNGQDIARWPQKRLNGIRGSVVSLIPQDPGNALNPVKTIGRQVAEILTIHGKASGAQAYKLAIELLHRVGLNQPELRAGQYPHELSGGMKQRVLIAIAIALKPSLIIADEPTSALDVTVQRHILELIDRLRQESGTAVLLVTHDLGVAVDRADRLVVLQHGVIQEQGRTAQILRQPKSSYTRQLLADAPSLNIRRRLFAAIAAQQTDDTQPANDLSKDIIVVENLVQEFGQGRGAGFRAVNDISFRVRRGTTHAIVGESGSGKTTTIRAVAGFQRPTTGRIVIDGLELASLKGETLRLFRKKIQLVYQNPFGSLDPHQTIRRIVEEPLLNFERIAPAERLDRVAAMVEEVGLPADVLQRQPRALSGGQRQRVAIARALVLDPQILVLDEAVSALDVTVQAQILTLLEKLQQNLGLTYLFVSHDLSVVRQIADTVSVLNNGRLVEDGAVEDVFGNPQNAYTRELLEAIPGKRYQLLTRAALTSAG; this is encoded by the coding sequence ATGACCATCGTTCAGACAGTTAACAACGCCGCCTTGCATGCCCTCGACGTCTCCGGCCTAACGGTCGGCTACGAGGACCGGAACGGATGGCGCACCGCTGTTCATGGCATCGATTTTACCGTCGCCGCCGGCGAGGTTGTGGCGCTGGTCGGTGGGTCCGGTTCCGGCAAGAGTTCCACGGCGCAGGCTATCATCGGGCTGCTGCCCTCTAACGGCCGGCTTGAAGGCGGCAGCGTCCGCCTTAATGGCCAGGACATTGCACGATGGCCGCAGAAGCGATTGAACGGTATTCGCGGTTCGGTCGTCAGCCTTATCCCTCAGGACCCGGGCAATGCGCTCAACCCGGTCAAGACAATAGGCCGACAGGTGGCAGAAATCCTCACCATCCACGGCAAGGCCTCGGGTGCGCAGGCCTATAAGCTCGCCATCGAACTGCTGCATCGGGTCGGCCTCAATCAGCCCGAACTTCGCGCCGGGCAATATCCCCACGAACTGTCCGGCGGCATGAAGCAGCGGGTGCTGATCGCCATCGCCATCGCTCTCAAGCCATCGCTGATCATTGCCGATGAGCCGACCAGCGCGCTGGATGTCACAGTGCAGCGGCACATCCTCGAGCTGATCGACAGGCTGCGGCAGGAATCGGGGACGGCGGTGCTGCTTGTCACCCATGACCTCGGGGTCGCCGTCGACCGCGCCGACCGGCTGGTCGTCCTGCAGCACGGCGTCATCCAGGAGCAGGGCCGCACCGCCCAAATTCTGCGGCAGCCGAAAAGCAGCTATACCCGTCAGCTCTTGGCGGATGCGCCGTCTCTTAACATCAGACGAAGGCTCTTTGCGGCCATTGCCGCGCAGCAGACAGACGATACGCAGCCGGCGAACGATCTCTCGAAGGACATCATCGTCGTCGAAAACCTCGTCCAGGAGTTTGGACAGGGCAGGGGTGCGGGTTTTCGGGCTGTCAACGACATTTCGTTCCGCGTCCGGCGCGGCACCACCCATGCCATTGTCGGCGAATCCGGCTCCGGCAAGACCACGACCATCCGCGCCGTCGCCGGCTTCCAGCGCCCGACGACGGGTAGGATCGTCATCGATGGGTTGGAGCTCGCTTCGCTGAAGGGCGAGACGCTGCGGCTTTTTCGCAAGAAAATCCAGCTCGTCTATCAAAACCCGTTCGGCTCGCTCGATCCGCACCAGACGATCCGCCGGATCGTCGAGGAGCCACTTTTGAATTTCGAGCGGATCGCGCCGGCAGAGCGGCTCGACAGAGTTGCGGCGATGGTGGAAGAGGTCGGCCTGCCGGCCGATGTGCTGCAGCGCCAGCCGCGGGCTTTGTCCGGCGGCCAGCGGCAGCGCGTTGCCATTGCCCGGGCGCTGGTCCTCGATCCGCAGATTCTTGTGCTCGACGAAGCTGTGTCCGCCCTCGATGTTACCGTCCAGGCACAGATCCTGACGCTGCTGGAAAAGTTGCAGCAAAATCTCGGCCTCACCTATCTGTTCGTCTCACACGATCTTTCTGTCGTCCGACAAATCGCCGACACCGTCTCCGTGCTCAACAACGGCAGGCTGGTCGAGGATGGCGCGGTGGAAGACGTTTTCGGCAATCCGCAAAACGCCTACACCCGCGAGCTGCTCGAAGCCATTCCGGGCAAGCGCTACCAGCTGTTGACGCGCGCCGCCCTTACCAGTGCAGGATAA
- a CDS encoding TIGR04028 family ABC transporter substrate-binding protein, which translates to MRNKTTFMAATFAGIASLLSSTAFTADVAKPVPGGTLVYLEQQAHTNLYPPAGGFYPNGGILNQITDKLTYQNPKTLEIEPWIADSWTVNTDATEYVFKLRKGVTFSDGTPLDADAVARNFDTFGHGNKALKQPVSEVINNYDHSEVIDPQTVKFVFKKPAPGFLQGTSVIGSGLVSLKTLGLPFEQLGDATKIIGSGPFTVAAETIGKDLTLTARGDYNWGPQKLVHQGRAYLDSLKYIITGEDSVRIGALLSGQADFIRQLQAYDEKKVSDQSFPIYAAPTRGVNDSIALRPENPLVADVRVRQALLHATNNKEIVETLFSANYPAAKSVISSSAAAYEDLSDKLSYDPALSEKLLDEAGWAKGGDGVRQKDSKPLTLAVYESLPQPQNKAVLQLVAQQWAKVGVKLQVLAGTSGNVVVDTVNPDKTPLVVAEVGRADPDVIKSQFYLLNRDALLQKGGLNAKATFVDAKLNGLLESVASGTDSAQRFAASKAAQAYLLDQAYVIPIFEEPQVFASAPYVRGIAFESVGRPSFYDTWLAEH; encoded by the coding sequence ATGCGCAACAAGACTACCTTCATGGCCGCAACATTCGCCGGCATCGCATCGCTGCTGTCATCGACTGCCTTTACGGCGGATGTCGCGAAACCGGTACCAGGTGGCACGCTGGTCTATCTCGAGCAGCAGGCCCACACCAATCTCTATCCGCCGGCCGGCGGCTTCTACCCGAACGGCGGCATCCTCAACCAGATCACTGACAAGCTGACCTACCAGAACCCAAAGACGCTGGAGATCGAGCCGTGGATAGCCGATTCCTGGACTGTAAACACCGATGCCACCGAATATGTCTTCAAGCTGCGCAAGGGCGTGACCTTCTCCGACGGCACGCCGCTCGATGCCGACGCGGTGGCCAGGAACTTCGATACTTTTGGACATGGCAACAAGGCACTGAAGCAGCCGGTTTCCGAAGTCATCAACAATTATGACCACAGCGAAGTTATCGATCCGCAAACGGTAAAATTTGTCTTCAAGAAACCGGCGCCCGGCTTCCTGCAGGGGACCTCTGTGATCGGCTCCGGGTTGGTGTCGTTGAAGACGCTAGGCCTGCCCTTCGAGCAACTCGGCGACGCCACGAAAATCATCGGTTCCGGCCCCTTCACGGTCGCAGCCGAGACCATCGGCAAGGATCTGACGCTGACGGCACGCGGCGATTACAACTGGGGTCCTCAGAAGCTCGTGCATCAGGGGCGCGCCTATCTCGATAGCCTCAAATACATAATTACCGGCGAAGACAGCGTTCGCATCGGCGCGCTGCTGTCAGGGCAAGCGGATTTCATCCGCCAATTGCAAGCCTATGACGAAAAGAAGGTCAGCGACCAGAGCTTCCCGATCTATGCCGCGCCGACCCGCGGCGTCAACGACAGCATTGCCTTGCGACCGGAGAACCCGCTGGTGGCCGACGTGCGGGTGCGCCAGGCGCTTCTGCATGCGACCAACAACAAGGAGATCGTCGAGACCCTGTTTTCTGCCAACTACCCGGCTGCCAAATCCGTGATTTCGTCATCCGCCGCGGCCTATGAGGATCTGTCCGATAAGCTATCCTACGACCCGGCGCTGTCGGAAAAACTTCTCGATGAGGCTGGTTGGGCGAAGGGGGGAGACGGCGTTCGCCAGAAGGACAGCAAGCCACTAACGCTGGCCGTCTACGAATCCCTGCCGCAGCCGCAGAACAAGGCTGTGCTGCAGCTCGTGGCGCAGCAGTGGGCAAAGGTCGGTGTCAAGCTGCAAGTGCTGGCCGGCACCTCGGGCAATGTCGTCGTCGACACCGTCAATCCCGATAAAACGCCGCTGGTGGTTGCCGAAGTCGGCCGCGCCGATCCCGATGTGATCAAAAGCCAGTTCTACCTGCTCAACCGCGATGCATTGCTGCAGAAGGGCGGTCTCAACGCCAAGGCGACCTTCGTCGATGCCAAGCTGAACGGACTCCTGGAAAGCGTTGCGTCGGGAACCGACAGCGCCCAACGCTTTGCCGCCTCCAAGGCGGCGCAGGCATATCTGCTCGACCAGGCCTATGTCATCCCGATCTTCGAAGAGCCGCAAGTCTTTGCCAGCGCGCCTTATGTCCGCGGCATTGCCTTTGAATCCGTCGGCCGTCCAAGCTTCTACGACACCTGGCTTGCCGAACACTGA